The Lates calcarifer isolate ASB-BC8 unplaced genomic scaffold, TLL_Latcal_v3 _unitig_196_quiver_1927, whole genome shotgun sequence genomic interval ATAGGATAAAATTCACTTAAAGAGGCATTCAGGCGGAATTAACATATGAGACAAGTGTGAGTTATGGGTCAGCCatataataaagaaaattgTGCATGCAAATCATTTGAGGATGAATGTCTTGTTGGATTTAGGACATATAAACAGCTTGGTTCTTTTATGATACGACATGAGACTAAAAGATTAAtgttacataaaataaaatctttaataTCTTGTGATTCTGATTAATTCTTTATGCAGATGGTGTGTTAAAATTAAGGCATACAATCAAACGGGCAGAGGCAGGATAAATATGCCAtcattgaataaataaatactaattGTTCATACAGTTGATTTTTGAGAGGGCACAATGTGCTGAAGTAAACTGAAGAACTGAAGACTTAAGCAGACAAGTTAGATATTTTATATCTTAATTGTATAGAGAATTGAGGAAAATTCTGATTAAACTCCACTCACTAATCTACAAGAACGGTgacagcattttttctttttttttttttttaaatctcttgcGTGCTCACAATGACTAAGCCCACAAGCACCTTAGGCAAGCAATACAGAAGCACAAATATGttattgacaaaataaaagctctaaatgtcaaaaaattacATTCTGTACACCTAATCAGGCTTACTCACTGTAAGTACCAAAATCAAACAGTCGTTTGAGTCTTTGCCATGGAAGGTACACCATCATAAAATCTCTTAAGCTGTATTATCTTGGCATTAAAAATCTGGGCAGGCTGTCATCTGAGAGTGGTAAGGAGACCATTTTACAGTTAAAGAAGAGAATTACAACTGGACTTTAATATAGATATCacactgtaattactgtatgtCTCAGCAAAGACAGAGTTCTTATTctatgaaataataatatattaaaaacactgacctcCAAAATCATTCGCAGCTGATAAAATGTATGTAAGAATATATTCACACTTCTGCAAGGAAGtcctgtttttcatcagttCTAACTAATGCAACTACTAAATTCTTAAAATGTAATCAATCTTTTTATGTCTATCTCATCAATACCACAAGCGGAAACAACAAATGAGTGAGATAATTTAGAGCTAAGATGATTGCAGGGTGGTGAGGAGTCATTAGGTAGCAGACTGACTGTGGAGGAAGCTGTTACTGCAGCTGGATTATCAGGCTGGCAGACACCTGTGATGTCGTAGTCACTGCATCCTGAGATTAAATATGATTTGAGGGAATTAACCGGCAGGATTTCCCCTTGTTTTTCTGGAGTATGTTGCAAAACAACAGCTCGTTTTTAAGAACTGACcaaacattaacaaaaatgATGCTGCTGTTACTTACCTCAGCTCGTTCAGGTTTCTGAGCACCTCCTGCTGGGTGGCTAAGACAGAGCCCAACTGGGGACTGGCAGAATCCACCTAAAAGAGAAATACAGCACAACAGTCTGGAGGTTACTTTAGTGTTGACATTTGAGCCATCATAAAAACAGTTTATACGTTTTGATAACCTGTCATAAAAACGGTTTACTTCAGCAGTTGAACACAGAAATGATACTGAAGTGAAAGCATGACATTGTGGgatttttcttctgtgttgtcACACTGTTTGAGCAGGTTTCCAGTGAGGTGTTACAACAGTTTTAGATTAATACACTTGACTAGAAATTAATTAAAGGCTGTCAGACCCAAAAcctctttgtttgtgtgagaagGGAAATACTAGATGATATAAAACTAATTATAATCCTGTTCCTATTGTCATTGTGTGCTGTAAAAAGTTTTGGCAATGACATGCCCACCTGTCCTGACTCGGCGTTCGTCCCCTTCTTGGAAATCTCATCAGTGATAACAGAGACGTATCTGCGCTGCTCGTCCAGGATCATAGCTAGCTGCCGGTGGAGCTGTTTGATCTCCAGATGGATCCGGTTCTGGCCTTCAAACACCTGACGTATCTCTCGGTCATTCACGCTCTCGTACAAGTCCTCgactgaggaggaaaacaaaaatctaGGATTAAAACCAATTAAATTGAAATATACAAAACTTTTCAGGGGCATGCACATGTCTCTTTTAGTATATTATAATTCTTAAATTTGTACTTTTCatagaatttaatttaatttgtttcaataaaataaaactactctttataatgatttttttctaatGCATTTTACATAATCAGTTGGGCCATTTGGTTTCAGAACACTAACTTGGCTCTCCTTGGACGTCTGGGTGCTCTTTCTGAaactcctctttctttttgtcgAGCTCTTGCTGGAAGTTCTGAAATTCCTCCTGGTACTTGTCCTTCTCTTCTTTAGGAATCTCAGATTCAGGTGGGGGCTTCAAtgggaaagacaaaaaaagaaaaaaaaacactctaaACTCAATAGAGGCTGTGCTTAGGCTATGTTGTGCACATGTATGCACGcgcacactgagacacacagctacagaaaaGTAAATTGTACACACAGGACTGGGAGAATATTGGGAGCTAGGAAAATGTAGTTACCGGTTGCTGGCCTGGCTCTGTGAGTCTGAATAACAAGAAGGACAACACATCGTGGTCATCTGATAGAGGAAAGAAATTTTGAGTTAGAAAATTaccacagaaaaacatattcaaaatTATGGAAACACTTTACATTAAAGCATTGTGAGAACAAGGTAATGGGGGAGCTCGTTCATGCTTCCACCCCAGACAACTTTAGGTGTAAAACTTTACATTTCAGCTCAGCCTAGACAAGAAGTCGAAATTCTGATTGACTTCCACAGACCTGACTGTGCTGTTTAATTAAGAGGGCTTAAGAGAACTGCGTGTTGCTTTTTAAACAATTGCACACAGACTTCATTGGgtttttaaacacagagaatAGAAGAGCAGTACCTGCTAGACCACCAGTGGCAGCTGAGATGCCAAAGAAGCCCTCAGCGGGAATCACCATGTTGTCCACCTTTGTGCAGAACTCATAGTCCTCTTTGTCTGGAGTGAAACCGTTGTTGATCatcacctgaggaggaggaaagaccAGTGCTGCAGCTAACAACATACTGACTGTGCTGATCATTCAACAATATGTGATATCATATGATCATTggcttatatatatatgtctgtgtgtatgtacacacacacacatacacacacacacacacacacatatatatatatatatatatatatatatatatatatatatagagctTCATGACCCTTATAACTGTTTCTcaacatgtgagtgtgtgcgtttGCTTCTGCGTGTTGATAGTGTTGATATTGTTTCCTACCGTCAGTGTCTGCTTGTAGTAGGTTATTTTGGCTCGGACGGGATATGGTTTGTTGCGGAAGTCTCGTAAACATGTGCCAAGGGCCTGTGTGGTGCCATCACTGGAAGAAAACAACATCATCAGACAATGATAGAGCTATAACTTGTATTCATACACCACACAGGGCTCCACATAGACACTGAACATGAGTTGGGCAAAGAAATACGGTGTGATCAAAGTTTATTAGAtaagtgaataacattaatgcccatgtatgtttttgtaaacaGTCATTTAGTGGTACGGAAAACACCATGACCTCTAAGACAAACTGGAATGGCAttgaaaaagtgatttaaagCTTTCACTGGCCTGGGGGAGATTAGGAAAGATGGAGGATTATTTACTTTCCAAGCAAATATAATCATATTTCCTAATCTTCTTTAAGTTGTCAAAATTTGTTGGAGATGACATCAGagcaaagcaaaagaaaatgtttacttACTTTTGATGGTCATAAACAAGGTTGCCATTGTTTCCCACAACAATTATGGCTGGGTTATTTTTCTagaatgaagatgagaaaacaaGGAGATGTATTAATCCTTTTTTTCATCAGAGGGCTTTGATTTTAGGTAATCTTATGCCAAAATATGAATCCCATACCTgagcacaaataaataatattcaAATGTGATGGTAAATTACCTATGAAAGACATGTTTTGCATGACAGATGGATCATCTTgcaattatatttttatttttaacacgCTTCCTATATGACTGTGTGTAGCTGAACAGAAGCCGTCTTTGTGTGAATGCAGACTATCTCTGTATCAGAATATCTTTGCACTGGCTGTTTCTaccaacaaaaacagaaagaaacaaagactgtAAACAGCTTTGGCTGCGAGGCTCTGCGGCCAGCTTTCTTTCAACATGTGCAGTTTACAAAGCTCCCCATGCTCCCCTCTCATAACACTCTTGGAAATATGAGGTCATTAATCGTTAGGGCTAAGTAAGTTGACACAAACCTTTCCATCATTGTCAAAAGAGTCAAAGAAAACTCCAACTCCATTCCACCGGTCGGCGGCTCCATACACTGGACCGTCGAGGCCTTGCGAAGTTGTGAACCACACAGCCTGTCAGACAAAGAAGAAGTGGTTAAAGGTATTTTCCTTGGAAATATTTGTTTAAGTGACCTTAATGCAGCCAAGCATTTCAAACTGGTAGCCATCTTTTCAAACAGTGTTTTGAGGTGCAAGGTGAGCTTCTATCCTGACAAATAGCTTAGTCAGGTCAACAGTAACACAGGGAATAAGAGTGTGCAGGACAGAATGGTGTTATGCCTTTGAGGTTGTCACACCCTGATAGAAGAGAATTGCCAAGACGCatgttttaaaaagcaaaacaacagtaAGAAGTACTTGAGCAGCACACTTCAAGTCTTAGGTATCCTGTCTTGTGAACAGCAGGTCTTTTCTTCTGATCAGTGAATTCAGCTTTGATTAAATATTGCTGATAGCACTTGACAAAAACTCTAAAGGGTTATATTTGTCATTCACGTGCAATGATGGCCCATATCGAATAGCTAGGACTCATGCTCAGTTACAGCTCATCGCTTTTTAGCCTCACTCATAgtgaaaaaatttaaaataataataataataaattaaagctgcgagcagcgttgaacgggccctcgcacccggcgcccgtcgggggagcggcgaccgcgggaccccggcaaccgcggggtcaacgcaggtcgcagggcacacgctggcgtaacagttcacacttccgagatgtaaaaattttaaataaaagcttttatgctaattattttctgtgataatatttttcagagctcatcatctgtgacagctcttggctctcctgactgtaacctctctgtggcagcttctcacagactcaatcaactcctcttcccctcccccctcaaacacaaacacaaacacaaacacacacacacacacagataccccctcccaaaaggagataaaactcagttttaacttgagtttacaagctttgagctttgagcaaaagcatttttttgcaagttctgttattgggtgcatatataaatcatttatgcttaaacaagggttataatgaagttatttgaacagtgaatatctcatctgcctaaagtcagggcgaagccactaaccagctgtagggatgggtatcattaggattttatctttatccatacagacccctatcagtccagctcagactgttactggtttaagagagtgaagtttatagcaatttgcaaaatttggagattagtgacaaactaaccagttagactacatacagacaagctttcattttagctgttagtaacagtttgccatgagcttaaccagcgtgctgtgcttcgtgttaaacatgtcatgagactgtggacaacgtttgagccagctttgacatctgcagatatgagtttctgaagaggggcctgctgaggttagatgtgctgaataatatccattttcatatcagaaaaaacactgcattaaacattgtcttagctcactgagctgaggtcaacaggtaatataaccaacctgtgaggtggctcacccccgtaagataaacacataaatgatccctgatagaaccgataattaaaggcacatcagtgacagggaatgctattaaaactaaactataaactggtgacattaactgcaaaagaagatttttattgatacatttcaggtagaatttagttttcaataaggaaaatgctgtaagaaacctgaatttgttgcaacaaatttaaaataaaagcttttatgctaattattttctgtgataatatttttcagagctcatcatctgtgacagctcttggctctcctgactgtaacctccctgtggcagcttctcacagactcaatcaactcctcttcccctcccccctcaaacacacacacacagacacacacacacagagacccccttccaaaaacccatcaaagagtaatacaatggctccatctgtaggataaagtagagagtcgcaacaggaagttaccccaaaatctgaggtttcaaacaggaagttgggtttccgaactttgacgggccagaaccggcacacgcttcgacccaaactcacaattttcggaggacttcttccaaaaattgtcaaggaggggctgacaacatttgaagtgaatctggtcacccgtctagaaactggacatcacactataaaatatgtcatttcctgctataaataggtggcgctacaacaattgtatgaatattgacatatggatgtgtgcagataggtaccattaacaatcctgtaaagtttgatgcagtttggacaaagtatggccgaaatatagcaaaaataaagcaacttcctgtttcgtggcgagtaatcgaactttgaggggccataacttccacgcccttcaacaaaaactcaaaatctgccgcaatttaacatcgtctatgtcttaagaacatactattaagttttgaagtcaatcggataatgcgtctaggactagttcgcgttcaagcgacccctggaaatggccaaaaacacacaattttttcaccttccggtcaaaataaaaatactttctgttgggtttagaatatggctccaagagactttttggtgcgtcatgggatgttacatatgtgtgcagattttcagatttttaggcgcaacgggcttgaggggctgttccgtttaaaaatgtaggtggcgctaccgagggcattttaccacgcccatgctcaagacccctaaattattaaatttttcgccgtgcctgatgcgtctgcaaattttggtaagttttcacgcatgttaaggccctcaaaaagccgatctaagaggcggaaaaagaagaaaaaaaataataataataataattaaagctgcgagcagcgttgaacgggccctcgcacccggcgcccgtcgggggagcggcgaccgcgggaccccggcaaccgcggggtcaacgcaggtcgcagggcacacgctggcgtaacagttcacacttcccagatgtaaaaatttaaaataaaagcttttacgctaattattttctgtgataatatttttcagagctcatcatctgtgacagctcttggctctcctgactgtaacctctctgtggcagcttctcacagactcaatcaactcctcttcccctcccccctcaaacacaaacacaaacacaaacacacacacacacacagataccccctcccaaaaggagataaaactcagttttaacttgagtttacaagctttgagctttgagcaaaagcatttttttgcaagttctgttattgggtgcatatataaatcatttatgcttaaacaagggttataatgaagttatttgaacagtgaatatctcatctgcctaaagtcagggcgaagccactaaccagctgtagggatgggtatcattaggattttatctttatccatacagacccctatcagtccagctcagactgttactggtttaagagagtgaagtttatagcaatttgcaaaatttggagattagtgacaaactaaccagttagactacatacagacaagctttcattttagctgttagtaacagtttgccatgagcttaaccagcgtgctgtgcttcgtgttaaacatgtcatgagactgtggacaacgctgaaaatattactttactaactactggcccaacaggcgcttttacaaagaaaaggtaaaggccagcagcttttacttttcaatgcacttgtcgtcaacttgagtgg includes:
- the LOC108891474 gene encoding protein ERGIC-53, whose protein sequence is MAVSIVRRPVANAVMLILTFLATLLFHRSFADIAAGASTSEETPHRRFEYKYSFKGPHLAQTDGSIPFWIHTGNAIPSADQVRITPSLRSQRGSVWTKNKVNFEHWEAEVTFRVSGRGRMGADGLAVWFTTSQGLDGPVYGAADRWNGVGVFFDSFDNDGKKNNPAIIVVGNNGNLVYDHQNDGTTQALGTCLRDFRNKPYPVRAKITYYKQTLTVMINNGFTPDKEDYEFCTKVDNMVIPAEGFFGISAATGGLADDHDVLSFLLFRLTEPGQQPPPPESEIPKEEKDKYQEEFQNFQQELDKKKEEFQKEHPDVQGEPIEDLYESVNDREIRQVFEGQNRIHLEIKQLHRQLAMILDEQRRYVSVITDEISKKGTNAESGQVDSASPQLGSVLATQQEVLRNLNELR